The following are from one region of the Quercus robur chromosome 1, dhQueRobu3.1, whole genome shotgun sequence genome:
- the LOC126711410 gene encoding uncharacterized protein LOC126711410, whose product MVHKLTPNSINTFKELSAQFASHFIGGHRYKKSTACLMNIKQWEDEALRSYITRFNKETLSINEANNKILVAAFTNGLRKGKFLFSLYENDPKTMSDVLYKATKYMNTKDALLAREEKPKKKER is encoded by the coding sequence ATGGTTCACAAGCTAACGCCAAACTCCATCAACACCTTCAAGGAGTTAAGCGCACAATTCGCCTCGCACTTTATCGGGGGGCacaggtataagaagtccactGCATGCTTGATGAACATCAAACAATGGGAAGATGAGGCACTGAGGTCTTACATAACTCGCTTTAACAAGGAAACCCTCTCGATTAATGAAGCTAACAATAAGATACTAGTGGCAGCATTTACCAATGGGTTACGGAAGGGGAAGTTTCTATTTTCCTTATACGAGaatgacccaaaaaccatgtcggATGTACTTTACAAGGCTACTAAGTACATGAATACAAAAGATGCACTGCTAGCCCGAGAAGAGAAGCCCaagaagaaggaaagataa